Proteins from one Microcoleus sp. FACHB-672 genomic window:
- a CDS encoding vitamin K epoxide reductase family protein has translation MIRRRSTPWIHRWSRVLIAAIAAAGALETAFLTVVKLTGNVGAVCPTSGCNQVLNSPYAQVFGIPLTLLGFLAYTAMAVMAAAPLAVNPANQKELRSKLENLTWPLLFAGGIALVIFSGYLMYLLIFVIKEFCFYCLASALFSLAIFVLTLIGREWEDIGQIVFTGIIVGMVTLIGALGIYANANSPVATDSAVNSSGSGQVGPPVTTTSGEAEIALARHLTQVGAKEYGAFWCPHCHDQKQLFGKEAFALADYVECDPEGRNSRAQMCIDAKVQGYPTWEVNGKFYQGVQSLEKLADLSGYNGPRNFKNTIATPTAP, from the coding sequence ATGATTCGCCGACGTTCTACTCCTTGGATTCATCGCTGGTCGCGTGTCCTGATCGCGGCGATAGCAGCTGCCGGTGCTTTAGAAACAGCCTTTCTCACAGTTGTCAAATTGACCGGCAATGTTGGTGCCGTCTGCCCTACAAGCGGCTGTAACCAGGTACTCAACAGTCCTTACGCTCAAGTTTTCGGCATACCTTTGACACTGTTAGGTTTTTTGGCCTACACCGCTATGGCGGTAATGGCGGCGGCTCCTTTGGCAGTTAATCCGGCCAATCAGAAGGAACTACGCTCCAAACTGGAAAACCTAACTTGGCCATTGTTATTTGCCGGTGGCATTGCACTGGTGATTTTCAGCGGCTATTTAATGTATCTGCTGATTTTTGTCATTAAAGAATTCTGTTTCTATTGCCTCGCCTCAGCCTTATTTTCACTCGCAATATTTGTGCTGACCCTAATAGGCCGGGAATGGGAAGATATTGGTCAAATCGTTTTCACCGGCATCATTGTTGGGATGGTGACGCTGATTGGGGCATTGGGAATATATGCGAACGCCAACTCACCTGTGGCAACGGACTCTGCTGTTAATTCCTCAGGTTCCGGACAAGTTGGCCCGCCTGTTACAACCACCTCTGGTGAAGCAGAAATTGCTTTAGCACGTCATCTCACCCAAGTTGGTGCCAAGGAATACGGGGCTTTTTGGTGTCCACACTGCCACGATCAAAAGCAACTGTTTGGCAAAGAAGCATTCGCACTAGCGGACTATGTTGAATGTGACCCCGAGGGCCGCAATTCTCGCGCTCAAATGTGTATAGACGCGAAAGTTCAAGGCTACCCAACTTGGGAAGTTAACGGCAAATTTTATCAAGGCGTACAATCCCTAGAGAAACTAGCCGATCTCTCCGGTTACAACGGCCCGCGTAACTTTAAGAACACCATCGCCACGCCCACAGCGCCTTAA